One window from the genome of Desulforamulus ruminis DSM 2154 encodes:
- a CDS encoding IS110 family transposase: MGDDSLIYVGIDVASRKHDCCILNRDGSALFENFTFTNDRNGFETLISNIVSLKSASGSLNVKIGLESTGHFSTNLTNFLIGQGFEVTTFNPLHVNLYRKAQTLRKTKTDKSDARFLAAMLFSDDTKPYSPASYHISELKALTRHRFRLLSIRSKLKTSYNRQLTILFPASYGRLVHPSEFLSCPPQPVPLRSGHRPMSFDSPYEPPCRSLTRKVWQREGDPDS; this comes from the coding sequence ATGGGAGATGATTCTTTGATCTACGTGGGTATCGATGTAGCGTCCCGGAAACACGACTGCTGCATCCTGAATCGCGATGGCTCCGCCCTCTTTGAAAACTTCACCTTTACCAATGACCGCAACGGTTTTGAGACGCTGATAAGCAACATCGTTTCCTTAAAATCGGCTTCCGGATCTCTAAACGTAAAAATAGGGCTGGAATCCACCGGCCATTTCAGCACGAATCTCACAAACTTTCTCATTGGACAGGGGTTTGAAGTCACTACCTTCAATCCCCTCCATGTCAATCTATACCGTAAGGCACAGACTCTGAGAAAAACCAAGACCGACAAGTCGGATGCAAGATTCCTGGCTGCCATGCTCTTCTCCGATGACACCAAGCCCTATTCTCCCGCATCATATCATATCTCCGAGCTGAAAGCACTAACCCGGCACCGGTTTCGTCTGCTTTCTATACGCTCTAAACTGAAAACGTCCTATAACCGGCAGCTTACGATCCTCTTTCCGGCTTCATACGGCCGTCTGGTCCATCCATCAGAATTCTTGTCTTGCCCTCCTCAGCCAGTTCCCCTCCGCTCAGGCCATCGCCCAATGTCATTTGACTCGCCTTACGAGCCTCCTTGCAGAAGCCTCACAAGGAAGGTATGGCAGAGAGAAGGCGATCCAGATTCGTGA
- a CDS encoding IS110 family transposase has protein sequence MVALDSPILTVPGISYTLGAIILAEVGDITRFATPAKLLAFAGLDPSTYQSGKFSANSTPMVKRGSSYLRWALINAARLIAMRDPTFKSYMAKKKSEGKHQFVALSHVGKKLVRVIFSLLKNNSIFIPQA, from the coding sequence ATGGTGGCGCTTGATTCTCCCATTCTCACGGTACCGGGCATATCTTATACCCTTGGAGCCATCATCCTGGCCGAGGTCGGCGACATTACTCGCTTTGCCACTCCGGCTAAGCTCCTTGCTTTTGCCGGTCTGGACCCTTCTACTTATCAGTCCGGTAAGTTCTCCGCCAATTCCACTCCGATGGTCAAGCGCGGTTCCTCTTATCTCCGCTGGGCTTTAATAAACGCCGCTAGACTTATTGCCATGCGCGACCCCACCTTCAAGTCTTATATGGCGAAGAAAAAATCCGAGGGTAAGCATCAATTTGTCGCTTTGAGCCATGTCGGCAAAAAACTTGTTCGTGTGATCTTCAGTCTGCTTAAAAACAACTCCATTTTTATCCCTCAGGCCTAA
- a CDS encoding MFS transporter → MKNWDSQFTRALVGLFVCSCATFADIYSIQPLLPTFTEHFGVSPTVSSLSVSLVVVAIALSLFYYGPLSDAVGRKNLLTLVLIGASVPTLAAGFAQNFHFILLTRFIQGLMLGGLQSVAMAYIGEEIDKKRLALAMGLYISGNSIGGMAGRIISGSIAYHFSWQAVFWTFGLFNLVAGMLVLILLPPSKNFQPHPFNLRSGLIDMMAHLKNPALVGCYLVGFCLMFSFVGVYNYASFLLAGPPYFLSTRAIGLIFLTYLAGTVSSTLSGALANRWGNPATIALNTLISMTGMLLTFSNNIYLFILGLTLFCFGFFGGHSAASSWVSMNAKGARCGASSLYLVMFYFGGGLGGVLLGPLWINWKWPGVMLGTMVCLAVAIGLAKYLQGLRRFARS, encoded by the coding sequence ATGAAAAATTGGGACAGTCAATTTACCAGGGCTTTAGTGGGCTTATTTGTTTGCTCTTGTGCAACCTTTGCGGACATTTATTCCATACAGCCCCTTTTACCGACTTTTACGGAACATTTCGGAGTTTCTCCTACAGTATCCAGCCTTTCCGTTTCCCTGGTGGTGGTGGCCATTGCCTTATCGCTATTTTATTATGGCCCCCTTTCGGATGCCGTAGGGCGGAAAAACCTGTTGACCCTGGTGTTGATCGGGGCCAGTGTGCCAACCCTGGCTGCGGGTTTTGCCCAAAATTTTCATTTTATTTTGCTTACCCGGTTCATCCAGGGATTGATGCTGGGAGGGCTGCAGTCGGTGGCCATGGCTTATATTGGTGAGGAAATTGACAAAAAGCGGCTGGCTTTGGCCATGGGCCTTTATATTAGCGGAAATTCCATCGGGGGGATGGCCGGGAGGATTATCAGCGGGTCCATCGCCTATCATTTTTCCTGGCAGGCTGTATTTTGGACCTTTGGCTTATTCAATCTGGTGGCAGGGATGCTGGTATTGATCCTTTTGCCCCCTTCAAAGAATTTTCAGCCGCATCCCTTTAATTTAAGAAGCGGCCTGATAGATATGATGGCTCACTTAAAAAATCCGGCACTGGTGGGTTGTTATTTAGTGGGTTTTTGTTTGATGTTTAGTTTTGTAGGGGTTTATAATTATGCTAGTTTCCTGTTGGCAGGGCCTCCTTATTTTCTGTCCACCCGGGCCATCGGCTTGATTTTTTTGACCTATCTGGCGGGAACCGTCAGCTCTACTTTATCCGGAGCTTTAGCCAACCGCTGGGGCAACCCCGCAACCATTGCCTTGAATACTCTGATTTCCATGACCGGGATGCTGCTGACCTTCAGCAATAATATTTACCTGTTTATTCTTGGGCTGACCCTCTTTTGTTTTGGCTTTTTCGGAGGGCACTCGGCGGCCAGTTCCTGGGTCAGCATGAATGCCAAAGGAGCCCGTTGCGGAGCCTCGAGCCTGTACTTGGTAATGTTTTATTTTGGCGGAGGATTGGGCGGCGTCCTGCTGGGACCCCTTTGGATCAACTGGAAATGGCCGGGAGTGATGCTGGGAACCATGGTTTGCCTGGCTGTTGCCATTGGGCTGGCTAAATATTTGCAAGGCTTAAGAAGATTCGCAAGAAGTTAA